GGTGGAGGCCTCCCGCTACGCCGGGTGGTTCCGGCGGCTCCCGGAGAAGCTGCGGCGGGAGGTCGAGGAGCACTGGGGCCCTCCGCCCGGGGAGCTGTACGTGGAGGACGGGAGCATCTCCATAGCCGGGCTCCGTTTCGGCAACGTCTTCGTCGGCATCCAGCCGCCCCGCGGCTTCGGGGAGAACCCCGTCGCAATCTACCACGACCCGGACCTTCCGCCCTCCCACCACTACCTGGCCTGCTACAGGTGGCTGGACGAGGAGTTCGGGGCCGACGCCATCATCCATCTCGGCAAGCATGGGACCCTCGAGTGGCTCCCGGGCAAGTCGCTCGGGCTCTCCCCCGGCTGCGCCCCGGACGCCGTCCTCGGCGACGTGCCCCTCCTCTACCCCTTCGTGGTCAACGATCCCGGCGAGGGGACCCAGGCCAAGCGGCGGGCCCACGCGGTCATCGTCGACCACCTCATCCCCCCGATGACCCGCGCCGAGACCTACGGCGGTCTGGCCCGGCTGGAGGAGCTGCTGGACGAGTACTACCAGGTGGAGACCCTCGACCCGGCCAAGCTCCCCGCCATAGAGCAGAGGATCTGGGAGACGCTGCGCGAGATAGAGCTGCACCGGGACCTCGGGGTCGAGGAGAAGCCGGAGGAGTTCGCAGACTTCCTGAACCACGTGGACGGCTACCTCTGCGAGATAAAGGATCTGCCCATCCGTGGCGGGCTGCACGTGCTCGGCGAGCCCCCGCGGGGTGAGGCCCTGCGGCACCTCACCGCCCAGATAATGCGCCTCGGGGCCGGGGAGGTGCCGGGGCTGCGCCGGGCGTTGGCCGCAGCCTTCGGTCTGGACGAGGGGGAGCTCGCGGCGGCCGGTGGCGCCCGGATCGGGGCGCCGGAGGCCCTCACGGCGCGCTTCCCGGGGCCCTCCGCCACCGCCTCGGACCTCCTGGACCGGCTGGAGGACGCCCAGCAGGCCCTCCTCGCCGCGCTGGAGAGGCGCGGGTGGGACCCGGAGGCCTCCGGGGAAGTGTGCCGGGAGGTGCTGGGCTTCGCGGATGGGGGCGTCGTCCGCGCGCTCCGCTTCGCCGCCGGGGAGGTCGTCCCCCGGCTCCTCGCCGTCCCGCGGGAGATGGAGAGCCTCCTCGATGGCCTCTCGGGACGCCACGTTCCCGCGGGCCCCTCCGGCTCGCCCACCCGCGGCCAGCTCAACGTCCTCCCCACCGGGCGCAACTTCTACTCGGTGGACCCGCGGGCCATCCCCTCCAGGCTCTCGTGGGAGGTAGGGCAGAGACTCGCACGGGATCTTTTGGAGCGGCATCTGCGGGAGGAGGGCCGCTACCCGGAGACCGTCGGGATCGTCGTCTGGGGCACCGCGGCGATGCGCACCCGGGGAGATGACGTGGCCGAGATCCTGGCCCTGCTCGGGATCCGGCCCGTGTGGGACGGGGATTCGTTGCGGGTGACGGGCCTCGAGCCCATCCCGCTGGAGGAGCTCGGGCGGCCCCGCGTCGACGTGACCGTCAGGATAAGCGGCTTCTTCCGGGACGCCTTCCCGAACCTCGTCTCTCTGCTCGACGACGCCTTCCGGACCGTGGCGGAGCTGGAGGAGCCCACAGAGATGAACTTCGTGCGAAAGCACGTCCTGGAGGAACTCTCCGGGGGGGCCGACCGGCGGAGGGCCACCCTGCGCGTCTTCGGCTCCAAACCCGGCACCTACGGGGCCGGGCTCCTCCCGCTCATCGACGCCCGCAACTGGAGGAGCGACGAGGACCTCGCCGAGGTCTACGCCGTCTGGGGCGGCTACGCCTACGGGAGGGGGCTCGGCGGAGTGGAGGCCCGCCGGGAGCTCGAGGCCAACCTCCGGCGCGCCGAGGTCGCGGTCAAGAACGTGGACAACCGGGAGCACGACATCTTCGACTCCGACGACTACTTCCAGTATCACGGCGGCATGATCGCCGCCGTCCGGGCCCTCACGGGGCGCAACCCGAAGAGCTACATCGGCGACTCCGCCGACCCCGCGAGGGTGAGGACCCGCGACCTCTCCGAGGAGGCCAGGCGGGTCTTCCGCGGCCGGGTGGCGAACCCGAAGTGGATCCGGGCCATGATGCGCCACGGCTACAAGGGGGCCTTCGAGCTCTCGGCGACCGTGGACTACCTCTTCGGCTACGACGCCACCGCCGGCGTGGTGGAGGACTGGATGTATCGCGACGTCACCAGAAGCTACCTGCTCGACGAGGAGGTAAGGCGTTTCATGCAGCGTTTTAACCCCTGGGCGCTCAGGGCCATCGGCGAGCGGCTGCTGGAGGCCGCCGGACGCGGCCTCTGGGAGAGCCCCGACCCGCATCTGCTGGAGGAGATAAAGCAGATCTACCTGCACACCGAGGGGCTTCTCGAGGAGGACGGCGGATGAGCCCCTATCCGTTCAGCGCGATCGTCGGGCAGGAGGAGCTCAAGCTCGCCCTGCTTCTGAACGCCGTCTCGCCGGAGGTGGGGGGCGTCCTGATCCGGGGGGAGAAGGGCACCGCGAAGTCCACCGCCGCCCGGGCCCTGGCGGCACTCCTTCCTCCCATCAGGGTCGTCTCCGGATGCCCTTTCTCCTGCGATCCCGCCTCCCCCAACCCGGAGTGCCCGGCCGGACCCCACCCTCCCGACGCTCCCTCCGGGGAGCGCCCGGTGCGGCTGGTCGAGCTTCCGGTCGGGGCCTCCACCGACCGCCTGACCGGGACGCTGGACCTCGAGAAGGTCCTCACCGAAGGAGAGCGGGCCTTCGAGCCCGGCGTACTCGCCGCCGCCCACCGCGGCATCCTCTACGTGGACGAGGTGAACCTGCTGCCCGATCACCTGGTGGACGTGCTGCTCGACGCGGCGGCGATGGGGACCAACCACGTCGAGCGGGAGGGGGTGAGCGTGAGCCACCCGTCGCGCTTCGTCCTCGTCGGCACGATGAACCCGGAGGAGGGAGAGCTGCGGCCGCAGCTCCTGGACCGCTTCGGGCTCTCGGTGGAGGTCGCGGGGAGCCCCGAGCCCGAAGAGCGGGCCGAGGTGGTGGGCCGCCGCCTGAGCTACGAGGCCGACCCGGAGGGTTTCGCCGCGCTCTGGGAGGAGGAGGAGAGGGAGCTCTCCCGCCGCATCCTGGAGGCCAGGGAGCTGCTCCCCTCCGTCCGGCTCCCCGGCGCGATGCTCCGCAGGATCTCCGGTGTGTGCTCCGGCCTCGGGGTGGACGGGCTGCGCGGCGACATCGTGACCGCCAAGGCCGCCCGCGCCCTCGCCGCCTGGGAGCTTCGGGGGGAGGTCTCCGAAGAGGACGTCCGGCGGGCCGCCCTCCTGGCCCTCCCGCACCGCCGCCGGCGCGCCCCCTTCGAGCAGCCGGGTCTTGAGCCCGAGGAGCTGGACGCCCTCCTCTCCTCCGGAGACGGCGGTCCGGATACGGATCCCCCGGGGGGCGGGGAGGAGCCCGACGCGAACCGCACCGGCTCCGGGGAGCACCGGTTCTCCTCCGCCGGGAGCTTCGACCCGGCCGGGATAGAGGCCCCGGCGCGGGGCCGCGGGGGGGAGCCGGGACGCCGCAGCCGCGCCGTCGGGGAGCACGGGCATCCGGTGGGCGCCCGGGAGGCCGCCGGGGAGGTCTCCGACCTCGCGCCCGCCGCCACCGTTCGGGCCGCCGCCCCGCACCAGGCCGGGCGCGGGCGGGAGGGCCCCGGGCTCGTGCTGCGCCCGGAGGATCTGCGCCGCAGGGTGCGCGAGGGAAGGGAAGGGAACCTGCTGGTCCTGGTGGTCGACTCCAGCGGCTCCATGGCCGCCCGCAGCCGGATGTCCGCGGTGAAGGGGGCCGTGCGCGCGCTGCTCGAGGACGCCTACCGGCGCCGCGACCGGGTGGCCGTGATCTCCTTCCGGGGCCAGGAGGCCCGGCTGCTCCTGCCGCCCTCCTCCGGGGTGGAGCTCGCCGCCGCCCGGCTGGAGGAGCTCCCCACCGGAGGGCGCACCCCGCTCGCCGCCGGGCTCGAGCTCGCGGCGGAGACCATCCTGCGGGAGCAGGGCCGCGGAGAGGGGCGCCGCCCGCTGCTCGTTGTCCTCACCGACGGGCGCGCCACCGCCGGGGGCGACCCGCTCGCGGCCGCCCGGCGGCTGCGGGAACAGGGGGTCCCCGCGGTGGTCGTGGACACCGAGGTCGGTTTCGTCCGGCTGGGGCTCGCCGGAGAGCTCGCCGGGGCGCTCGGTGCCCGGTGTGTGCGTTTGGAGGAGCTCGCCGGGGAGAGGAGGAGCGCGTGAGCCCTGAGGGGAGGGCGCCGCGGGAGGAGCGGCTCAGGCGGCGCTCCCGGCGCGACCGGCCGCTCCTCGTGGTCAACACCGGTGAGGGCAAGGGGAAGAGCACCGCCGCCTTCGGCATCATGCTGCGCGGCTGGGCCCGCGGCTACCGCATCGGGGTCTACCAGTTCGTCAAGAGCGGCAAGTGGAGGGTTGGGGAGCAGCGGGCGGCCGAGGCCCTGGGGAACATCGACTGGTTCAAGATGGGCGACGGCTGGACCTGGACCGTAGAGGATATCGAGCACTCGGCGGACCTGGCCCGCGAGGGCTGGGAGGAGGTCAAGCGGCGCCTCGCCGACGAGACCTACGACATGCTCATCCTGGACGAGTTCACCTACCCCATGAGGTACGGCTGGGTGGACACGGAGG
The Rubrobacter xylanophilus genome window above contains:
- the cobN gene encoding cobaltochelatase subunit CobN → MSPTPPEKILFLTTADTEILAASRAVRALPEGFPEVLCANPSRMEDPAELERLLDGAGAVVVRLLGGRRAWPEGFEVLRARCRSLGIPLLAMGGESVPDAELIALSTAPRGAVTQAFEYLRHGGVKNTGNLLRFVADTLLMGGYGFDPPEAVPGAGVYRPEGLPRLPGAPTVGVVFYRAHLLSGNTAFVDELCRALARAGANPLPVYCYSLRGEGERAALRLLEGRVDALVVTVLASGGSGAADAVREGLPEDWLEWEAPALERLAVPVVQGICATTSREVWEGSAAGLSPLDVAWQVAIPEFDGRIISVPFSFKEVLEDGSPVGAPLTVYRADPERTRRVAGLAARLARLRRKPNDQKKLAILLSNYPTKHSRVGNAVGLDTPESAVRLLRRLSEAGYRVEGAPESGDALIHALVSAGGHDQEFLTREQLQDATGRVEASRYAGWFRRLPEKLRREVEEHWGPPPGELYVEDGSISIAGLRFGNVFVGIQPPRGFGENPVAIYHDPDLPPSHHYLACYRWLDEEFGADAIIHLGKHGTLEWLPGKSLGLSPGCAPDAVLGDVPLLYPFVVNDPGEGTQAKRRAHAVIVDHLIPPMTRAETYGGLARLEELLDEYYQVETLDPAKLPAIEQRIWETLREIELHRDLGVEEKPEEFADFLNHVDGYLCEIKDLPIRGGLHVLGEPPRGEALRHLTAQIMRLGAGEVPGLRRALAAAFGLDEGELAAAGGARIGAPEALTARFPGPSATASDLLDRLEDAQQALLAALERRGWDPEASGEVCREVLGFADGGVVRALRFAAGEVVPRLLAVPREMESLLDGLSGRHVPAGPSGSPTRGQLNVLPTGRNFYSVDPRAIPSRLSWEVGQRLARDLLERHLREEGRYPETVGIVVWGTAAMRTRGDDVAEILALLGIRPVWDGDSLRVTGLEPIPLEELGRPRVDVTVRISGFFRDAFPNLVSLLDDAFRTVAELEEPTEMNFVRKHVLEELSGGADRRRATLRVFGSKPGTYGAGLLPLIDARNWRSDEDLAEVYAVWGGYAYGRGLGGVEARRELEANLRRAEVAVKNVDNREHDIFDSDDYFQYHGGMIAAVRALTGRNPKSYIGDSADPARVRTRDLSEEARRVFRGRVANPKWIRAMMRHGYKGAFELSATVDYLFGYDATAGVVEDWMYRDVTRSYLLDEEVRRFMQRFNPWALRAIGERLLEAAGRGLWESPDPHLLEEIKQIYLHTEGLLEEDGG
- the cobO gene encoding cob(I)yrinic acid a,c-diamide adenosyltransferase, whose protein sequence is MSPEGRAPREERLRRRSRRDRPLLVVNTGEGKGKSTAAFGIMLRGWARGYRIGVYQFVKSGKWRVGEQRAAEALGNIDWFKMGDGWTWTVEDIEHSADLAREGWEEVKRRLADETYDMLILDEFTYPMRYGWVDTEEVVEVLKGRPGFQHVIVTGRGAPPELVEAADLVTEMRKVKHPFDEGYKGQKGIEW
- a CDS encoding magnesium chelatase subunit D family protein, with the protein product MSPYPFSAIVGQEELKLALLLNAVSPEVGGVLIRGEKGTAKSTAARALAALLPPIRVVSGCPFSCDPASPNPECPAGPHPPDAPSGERPVRLVELPVGASTDRLTGTLDLEKVLTEGERAFEPGVLAAAHRGILYVDEVNLLPDHLVDVLLDAAAMGTNHVEREGVSVSHPSRFVLVGTMNPEEGELRPQLLDRFGLSVEVAGSPEPEERAEVVGRRLSYEADPEGFAALWEEEERELSRRILEARELLPSVRLPGAMLRRISGVCSGLGVDGLRGDIVTAKAARALAAWELRGEVSEEDVRRAALLALPHRRRRAPFEQPGLEPEELDALLSSGDGGPDTDPPGGGEEPDANRTGSGEHRFSSAGSFDPAGIEAPARGRGGEPGRRSRAVGEHGHPVGAREAAGEVSDLAPAATVRAAAPHQAGRGREGPGLVLRPEDLRRRVREGREGNLLVLVVDSSGSMAARSRMSAVKGAVRALLEDAYRRRDRVAVISFRGQEARLLLPPSSGVELAAARLEELPTGGRTPLAAGLELAAETILREQGRGEGRRPLLVVLTDGRATAGGDPLAAARRLREQGVPAVVVDTEVGFVRLGLAGELAGALGARCVRLEELAGERRSA